Proteins encoded within one genomic window of Pedobacter africanus:
- the rfbA gene encoding glucose-1-phosphate thymidylyltransferase RfbA, giving the protein MKGIILAGGSGTRLHPLTLAMSKQMMPVYDKPMIYYPLSILMLAGIKEILIISTPHDLPNFEKLLGDGAGLGCKFSYAVQEQPNGLAQAFVIGADFIGTDKVALVLGDNIFYGDGMSKLLQTSADPDGGVVFAYRVSDPERYGVVEFDEENTAISIEEKPTQPKSDYAVPGLYFYDNSVVEIAKNIKPSPRGEYEITDVNKVYLEQGKLKVGVLSRGTAWLDTGTFASLMQAGQFVQVIEERQGLKIGCIEEVAYRMGFIDKEQLRTIATPLVKSGYGEYLLKMIK; this is encoded by the coding sequence TTGAAAGGAATAATTTTAGCAGGCGGAAGTGGTACAAGACTTCATCCGCTTACCCTGGCAATGAGCAAGCAGATGATGCCTGTTTACGATAAACCAATGATCTATTATCCGCTGTCTATCCTGATGCTCGCGGGCATTAAGGAAATCCTGATCATTTCAACACCTCATGACCTTCCGAACTTTGAAAAGCTATTGGGTGATGGGGCAGGCCTGGGTTGCAAATTTTCATATGCCGTACAGGAGCAACCAAATGGTCTGGCGCAGGCTTTTGTTATCGGTGCCGATTTTATTGGTACGGATAAGGTAGCACTGGTACTTGGGGATAACATTTTTTATGGAGATGGGATGTCAAAGCTGCTGCAGACCAGTGCCGATCCTGATGGAGGGGTGGTTTTTGCATACAGGGTTTCTGATCCTGAACGTTATGGCGTTGTGGAATTTGATGAAGAGAATACGGCCATATCCATCGAAGAAAAACCAACACAGCCAAAGTCAGACTATGCCGTTCCTGGCTTATATTTTTATGACAACAGCGTTGTAGAAATCGCAAAAAACATCAAACCTTCGCCAAGAGGGGAATATGAAATTACCGATGTAAACAAAGTTTATCTGGAGCAGGGAAAATTAAAGGTGGGTGTATTGAGCAGGGGAACAGCCTGGCTGGACACCGGAACCTTCGCGTCGCTGATGCAGGCCGGACAGTTTGTACAGGTGATTGAGGAGCGGCAGGGTTTAAAAATTGGTTGCATTGAGGAAGTCGCTTATCGTATGGGTTTTATTGATAAGGAACAGTTGCGCACCATCGCTACGCCGCTGGTAAAGAGCGGTTATGGAGAATACTTACTGAAAATGATAAAATAA
- the fucP gene encoding L-fucose:H+ symporter permease: MTKNKYLFPFIMITSLFFMWGFVHNLDPVLIPHLKRSFSLSTLQASLVDSAVFIAYFVMALPAGFLLRKYGYKKGIIIGLAFFALGSFLFIPAANTQAYVFFLGALFIIACGLTILETAANPYASLLGPPETATFRLNFAQTFNGLAAAMAPVIGVRVILIKGLSDEQLSTMTESAKQLALASEASSVKTPYFIIGSVILVIAVIFLFLRLPEIKEEDDSQDEKTGIFHALRHKHLSWAVAAQFFYVGAQVCVFSFFIIYAPFAAGISQETAGNYAGGLGLAFLLGRILGTFLMKFMKPELMLRIYALINVLLCIVAMTAGGTLALFSVIGIAFFMSIMFPTIFSLGIKDLGRDTKLGSSLIIMSIVGGAILPPVMGYISDVTHNIQIGYIVPLICFIVVFVFGLKGHKIVKN, translated from the coding sequence ATGACTAAAAACAAATATCTTTTTCCTTTTATCATGATCACCTCCCTATTCTTTATGTGGGGGTTTGTACATAATCTTGATCCGGTATTGATCCCGCATTTAAAGCGGTCATTTAGCCTGAGTACTTTACAGGCATCTTTGGTCGATTCTGCAGTATTTATAGCCTATTTTGTAATGGCATTGCCCGCAGGATTTCTATTAAGGAAATACGGGTACAAAAAAGGAATTATTATTGGTTTGGCTTTTTTTGCGTTGGGTTCCTTCTTGTTTATCCCAGCTGCGAATACCCAGGCCTATGTTTTTTTTCTGGGAGCGCTTTTTATTATTGCCTGCGGGCTAACCATATTGGAAACGGCTGCAAATCCTTATGCCTCGCTCCTTGGGCCTCCAGAAACAGCTACTTTTCGTTTAAACTTTGCACAGACGTTCAACGGGCTTGCCGCTGCAATGGCACCGGTTATTGGAGTGCGGGTTATTTTAATCAAGGGGCTTTCTGATGAGCAGTTGAGTACAATGACGGAGTCAGCAAAGCAATTGGCCCTCGCATCGGAGGCTTCATCTGTAAAGACACCTTATTTTATTATAGGAAGTGTTATTCTCGTTATTGCTGTGATCTTTCTTTTTCTGCGGCTTCCGGAGATCAAAGAAGAGGATGACAGTCAGGATGAAAAGACAGGTATATTTCATGCACTGCGCCACAAACATTTATCATGGGCGGTTGCGGCGCAGTTTTTTTATGTTGGTGCACAGGTTTGTGTATTTAGTTTTTTCATCATTTATGCTCCCTTCGCGGCAGGTATCAGTCAGGAGACTGCGGGGAATTATGCCGGTGGATTAGGCCTTGCTTTTCTTTTGGGAAGGATTTTAGGTACATTCTTAATGAAATTTATGAAGCCGGAGCTAATGCTAAGAATCTACGCATTGATCAATGTGCTATTGTGTATCGTGGCCATGACTGCAGGGGGGACTCTGGCACTGTTTTCGGTTATTGGTATTGCTTTTTTCATGTCAATCATGTTCCCTACAATTTTTTCGCTGGGTATCAAAGATTTGGGACGAGATACCAAGCTGGGCAGCAGCCTGATCATTATGTCTATTGTTGGCGGAGCAATTCTGCCTCCGGTAATGGGCTATATAAGTGATGTGACGCATAACATTCAGATCGGATACATTGTGCCATTGATCTGTTTTATTGTGGTGTTTGTATTTGGTTTAAAAGGTCATAAGATCGTTAAAAATTAA
- a CDS encoding L-rhamnose mutarotase, giving the protein MNRRYCLALDLVDDPVLIAEYEEMHRKVWPEILESITSSGIEQMEIYRTGNRLFMIMEVNAGFSFEKKGAMDAGNEKVQEWEERMWKYQQAIPGSNPGEKWIMMDKIFELRS; this is encoded by the coding sequence ATGAATAGAAGATATTGTCTAGCGCTGGACCTGGTTGATGATCCGGTGCTGATTGCGGAATATGAGGAGATGCACCGGAAGGTATGGCCTGAAATTTTGGAGAGTATTACTTCATCAGGGATTGAACAGATGGAGATTTACCGGACCGGAAACCGGCTGTTCATGATCATGGAGGTAAATGCAGGCTTCAGCTTTGAAAAGAAAGGAGCGATGGATGCAGGGAACGAAAAGGTGCAGGAATGGGAAGAACGGATGTGGAAGTACCAGCAAGCAATCCCTGGGTCCAACCCGGGAGAGAAATGGATAATGATGGATAAAATATTTGAGTTAAGGAGCTGA